The Candidatus Eisenbacteria bacterium genome segment AATCGTCCGGCATACCCTGGCACTGGCCGCGGGGCAGTACGTCGCCCGCGCGGTGCTGCTGGCGCGTGGCCTGGCAGCGGCGGCGGCGCTGGGCCCGGTGGGTGCGGGGGCCTGGAATGCCTTGAGTCTGATCCTCGACTATGGCGGCTATGCCTCGGCCGGTGCGCTGCAGGGGCTCGAGCTGGAGCTTCCGGGAGCGGTGACGCGCGATCCCGCCGCAGCGCGCCGGGCGATGCGCGGTGCGTGGGCGATCGTGGTCGCCGGTGCGCTCGCATTCGGCGTCGGAATCGCGCTGTGGCTTGCGAGCGGGGCCCGTGCGCTCGAGTCGACGTGGGGCGCGGGAGCGCCAGCGCTGATGCTGATCGCGGCGTGGCTTCAGCTCGTGGTGGGTTACCTGCAGACCTCGCTCAAGGCGCAGGGCGACTTTGCGCGCGTGAGCTTCTCGACGGCGCTGCAGGCGCTGGTTGGCGGCGGACTCGGACTCGCGCTGGTGTGGCGACTCGGGGTGTGGGCGCTGCTCGGAGGCTGGCTGGCCGGCTCGCTGGCCGCGATCGCGATTCTGATCCGCTCGCCGCATCGCGTGTCGCTGTCACCCGGCAGTCCTCGCGAAGGACTGCGGCTTGCGCGACTCGGTCTGCCGGTCTTCGGCTTCTTCGTCGTCTCGCTGATCCTGCGTTCGCTCGACCG includes the following:
- a CDS encoding oligosaccharide flippase family protein, which produces MTRIVRHTLALAAGQYVARAVLLARGLAAAAALGPVGAGAWNALSLILDYGGYASAGALQGLELELPGAVTRDPAAARRAMRGAWAIVVAGALAFGVGIALWLASGARALESTWGAGAPALMLIAAWLQLVVGYLQTSLKAQGDFARVSFSTALQALVGGGLGLALVWRLGVWALLGGWLAGSLAAIAILIRSPHRVSLSPGSPREGLRLARLGLPVFGFFVVSLILRSLDRMAFVRYVGLASLGAYSLGLLAAGLVLYLPEAAAAVLYPRIAAAASGDRDALRTRDEVVRAQRTLAVFLPLAVGLSVLWIGPVIGWLLPAFAAGVPAMRAIVLGALALSAGTLPGYWLLARGQAPRLLVGSAGVLVLTAGLIFAVAASTADPMRVALASAGGYA